A stretch of DNA from Thunnus thynnus chromosome 16, fThuThy2.1, whole genome shotgun sequence:
taatctCACATGCAATCGTGAGCAGCTTTTCTTTTCAGAAACAATTACTTGCTGGCATGTCATAAATGTAGATTTTGCCTGGCATAGTTTTTTAATGCCTCACATTAGTTAAGTGGTTATTGTCATGCTTAATGCTGGCTAACACAGACCATGTTTATTTATGTCCACTTGAGGGCAGCCTCTCCATTCACGACTAGCTGAGTTTGCTGACACTGAGATGTGGAGGCTGCAGTGTTTCAGAGTCACTGCAGTAAAAAGTATTCTTTAGAGACTGTTAGTGTGAGACCCTGCTGCACTGCAgatgtttgtgcgtgtgtgttacaTGCTCTCTATTGATGCAATCAGAACCAGCTATGACAAGTAGTTATCACTTCATCAAAATTCTGCCTGTGTGCTCTACCTCCACATGAACAAAGTCAATTGTTATGTTTCTAAAGGTCACTCATGTGTCACAAAAACATAGTATCTTGTTTTTATGGAAGATTGTTCAACGTTTCTAAAGTGATACAGTCTCACATTTCTGAAGGTCATGGTGCATGCTATCACTGCCTCGATTGCTATTTTGATTGACTAGACTTTAAATTCTAATTACTCACATAACTATGGTTGAGTATTTAATTCAGCAACTAACTGTGTTGTAACTGAAGATGATTTTTGCACTCATTAACTGGCTCAAGatattgtactgtaaatgtggaAGTTAAAATTGCAGACTCATCTAAGCCTCTCATGActtcagatatatatatatatacccaAGTAAAATGAGGatgaagtttatttttcaattacCATTATTATCACAATAATCATCAGCTAATACAAGGTAGATAATATCCCACAGTGCACAGTGTGAACTGGACTCAGCAGCATGCTAGTAAATCCACATTTAACATAGCGTAAGATGGAAAAAGTGATGGTAGATACTTTAGCTTTGTTGCCAGAGACAGTGTCCATggaaaaaatcacacatttatttttatgtaaaaagtTAAGATTTTTAAGTGTTGGATTTAAAATgcatgataaaatgaaaatgttaaaaaaaagtgttatttttagTCACTGAAATAAGTGATAATACTGCTAGAAGATTTTCCTCTTATTTCAGTAATTATTGAGATAATTTTGTGTGCTACAATAATTTAATTGCATCTGTTAAGGAAGTAGTTTTAATGGTTACCATTTATCAACTAAACAGTTTTTTCTCTACTATGCTCACCTAGACTCATCCATGTAATTAAATCTTCCTCATGAACACCACTTTTATCTTAAATCTTTATGATATGGCCAAATGCAACATGCCACACCTCTCTCTGCTCCTTGTTGATGAAACTAAGGAATTTAGCTGATAAGATCGAGGGCACTCTTGTAAAGAGTTGAGCAAaaactattgtttgttttgtgtgtgggAAAGTCTGTTGTCTGGAGTTAAAGCGTCAGTCTTGCTCAATAGACGAGGAGTAACACATAGTAGTGACGGTAGTGTTGTATGACCAAAGACTATAATTGTGAAGTAAGTAGGCAGTTCTCGTCAATCAACTACTTCATatactttcacttttgttttccaCTGCAGACTGAAGACTTTGGGTTGTATGAATCTGGATGACCTATCACAGTTTGACTATCAACTGCAGCTCTCTCTAGCTGCCTGGGGATATTATTACGAAGACTACATAAAGTTGTCTACAGGCATCAAGATCCTCCAGACGTCCAGAGGGAGTCGTGACCAGGACTACGAGATCCGGCTGGTGCACAGCCTTGCTGAAAGGCGTCTGAATGAGAAGTGGTCAATTGGTAAGATATTTCTGCGCTGAAAGGGTTTCAGCTTGGGTTGTTTACCACAGCTGCATAGTGTCAAGgttcatataaatgtaaaatgtgtgacTTCAGGTGGATTTTACTGATGCTAAGTGGTattatgtgtttctataaatctTTTTACTACAAGAGTCACAGATCATTTGAAAATAGCTTAAAAGTGTTGTAATGGAGAAGTTCAGTGTTGCATCATCTCTTTGTATAACCcaacatctgtttgtttttctgtcttttctctctgataaaaacacagcataCCCTCACAATTAGGATAAATGTggaataatatataaatgttgttAAATTACAGTATTCACAGAAAACAACTATAACCTGGTTAGATCGGTATTCTTGCACAGAGAAGGATTTTCATGTGCAACTTGTGTACCTATGTTCAAAACTGGCCAGTTAATTTACACCATTTCTTGGTAGTAAATCAGTTTACTAGTGACAATGTCCAGCTCTGGCTTTTTGTAATTATAAAAAGAATCACAGTTCAACCATCACAGTGTACCCTGCAGGCTCATTGCACAAAGTGTGTATTGTCTTTATTTCAATCATTAATTTAAATGACCTGTCTTTACAGCGGGAGCTCTCATATTTGGCTGTACTGTGGCACTGTGCTTCTTGATAAGGGACCTCATGTTTTACGTGATTGGTGAGTCCTGTTGTAACTGTTTGGCTTGGGGGTTGGGCTCATATTGCTTGTCCTGGGAGTGCAACTTTGTGTCTCAGCCTTACTCTTTCTGCAAGCATATATTGTACAACAGCGACATGGTACTACCGGTTTCACAAATTGCATTATagtatttgtatagcccaaggGTTTGTTGTAAACCTGTTGTTTGCAACCTTGAATCTTTgctgtatttaaatatttttctcaacTAACCAGTGAAGCCACTTATTACAAAACCAAATAAAGAGCATACATTTGTTGCAAACACATGCTCCAGTAATATTTTTATACTATACTTCTTCCCTTCTCGCGACAGGTGGAATTACTGTTTCCATCATAGCGTTTGTCTTCACCATCAAGTTCCTCTGTGAGCTTGCTGCGAGGGTGGTCAGCTTCCTACAGAATGAGGATCCAGGGCGACGCGGTGACCGCAGCATCTACGACTATGTCCGGGGCAACTACCTGGACCCACGTTCCTGCAAGGTGTCTTGGGATTGGAAGGAACCGCAGGAAGTGGGGCAGACTATGAGCTTCAGAGTCcaagtaatattttttttttttttctaaagtgtCATAGCCAAAGATGTAATACTTGTCTGTGGTCTAGTTAGTTAGAATGCTTACAAATGTCTTAAGCATGCAGCAATGTCAAGAGTATTTGAATGTTCTGAGATATGAAGTTGACTTGTGTGTCCTCAGTATAAAATTATACTGTAGTGTTAATCCTTCATTACCTCTCTCTTCTCAGCTGTACTATAAGAATGGGCAGCCTTTCCCAGCCCATCGGCCTGTGGGATTGAGGGTCAACATCACCCACATTGAATTGGCTCTGGACATCCCTGTTACACAGGAAGTTTTACAAGAACCAGAGTCCAACATAGTCAAAGTGGCCTTCACAGTGCGGAAAGCCGGACGCTATGAAGTTGCTGTCAAGCTGGGTGGCCTCAATGTGGCCTACAGCCCTTACTACAAGATTTTCCAGCCAGGTATAATATACACACAAGTTTGTAGCTGATTTACAATTTTCAGCCACTTACCACTGACAAAAGTCAATCTTTACTTTGGCTGATTagtatttttctgttctttccCCGCCCCCCCCCCTACTTTAGGTACAGTTGTCCCATCCAAAACCAAGATAGCCTACCATTTCTCTACCCTGGTGCTAACAAATGGCCAACAGCATACTTTGCAGATTGAGCCCAGGGACGAATATGGAAACCCCACCAGCAACTCCACATCTCTCACAGATGAGGCAAACTACAGCGTCCATGTGCACTCTGTAAGGGAACAATTATCCTTTATACCGTAATGTGAAGATTTATTTCCTGATTATGATTGTAAATAATGAAAGCCAGCATTTATTTTCACCCTTCTGTTAGCAATTGCACAGTCACTTTGCTTTATAGCAGAACAGATTCTTAACAGTAATCTTTCAATTCTGAGCTTagattcatttttgttttcccGTTTTTCCAGCTGGGCACAGTGGATGATGACAGTCTGGAAGGGTGTTACAGTAAGTCAGTTTCACTCAACAAGCAGCAGTGCCAGGTTCTGCTGAGGCTGACCCTGAGGAAAACCGGCTGTTTCAGGGCCCGCATCTCCTACAAGGACCAGCCGCTCAGTAATGGGGAATTTGACATTATTGTTCTCAATGGTGAGCAGCTTTTACATGCTAGAGTTGATATATTAGCTTTTGATTGGATTGGTATAAAATTTAgatatttaatgtttatatccaCATTTTTCTAGTAAGTAGTAAGGCCATCATCTTGAGTTTTTACTTTGGTTATAAGAGTAATAAATTGCCAATCTGTGATATTCATATCCCTGAATTTAGAGTGGTTTTCCTTCTAACCTGTGTCTTTAAAGCCTAATTCTCATATTCCCTGGCTCGCAGAGAATGAGAAGACCTGCGTGGAGAAGAATGTGTCCACTCCAGGCATCAGCATCTACTTTGAAGCATACCTTTACAGCAATGGGAACTACAGCAGTTCCTCGTGGCAATTACCAGCCTCCTCTTTACTGGCTCCTCAGAGGAGGCCCTCCATGGGAGACGAGGAGGATGAGCATGACTCTCCTGTGGAGGGACAACCTGAGAAGGTCAAGAAACCAAAAAAGGTCTACTGTTACATATCGCCAAAGGTAAGTGGCCAGCATGTTAAGGTTAGATTTAAGAAAGTAGCAACATGCGTTCATCTAAAAAGTGGATGTTGACttggacttttttttgtcaaacagcAACTATCCGTGAAGGAGTTCTACCTGAAAATTATTCCGTGGCGCCTTTTTACCTTTCGAGTGTGTCCAGGAACGAAGGTAAGTAGAATTGCTAAGCTGTCAAAAACCCTTTAGAACAGATCTACCGTAGCGTGGGGAATGACTGGCTCTATTGCTCTCTTTTCAGTTTACCTATCATGGTCCTGACCCCATTCACAAATACCTAACTCTAGTGGTGGATGATGGGATACAGCCTCCTGTGGAGCTCAGCTGCAAAGACAGGAACATCATGGCTGCCACCTTCATCCGCTTCCTGCACAAAAACATTGGTGTGTTTCAGtctaatgtgattactttttagCCTTGAGCTGCGCTTAGTGAAtactgattttgttttgtgtagACAGTAACTGTAATGTGACGGTATTGTCCACAGGTGGCTCTGAAACGTTCCAAGACAAGGTGAACTTCTTTCAACGTGAACTCAGGCACATCCACTCCAAGAGACCTCGCACCAAGACCTGCCTAAAAATCACTCGACACTCAATTCTAGATTCAGTGAGTGTTTTATGtcacatattttcttcttttccgtATGATAAATTATCATGTGACCCCATTGACAATTCattcttctttttgtctgtcCCTCCTGCTGTTGCTCAGTCTCTTAAGGCTACTAAGAACTTCTCTGTGTCAGACTGGAGTAAGAACTTTGAGGTGGTGTTTCAGGATGAGGAAGGTAAGCAAAACATCAGAGTATAACTGAGTGAGCATTAGACTGTCTTCAGTGTGTGTCACATTCATGAGTTCTAAGTCAACATTGaaaattttagacatttttcctttttttgtacCAATGACCAAAATATCTTCATCCTAATAAAATGTTTCAGACATTCCGTCACAGTAATTCATTAAGGTGATCACACTGCTTTCTGTAACCTTCTTACATGGCTCTGCAGCTCTGGACTGGGGAGGGCCCCGCAGGGAGTGGTTTGAACTGATTTGCAAAACCCTCTTTGACACCTCCAACCAGCTGTTCACCCGCTTCAGCGACAACAACCAGGGCCTCGTAAGTTAGTCTCGACAACCGTCTCCCCTTTCAAATCATCATTGGGATGCTTAGTGTCCTCTTAAACACGCAGTTCTATAAAAATCAAAGAACATCGCTCTTCACTTTCCAGGTGCACCCAAATGCTGACCGACAACCCCACCTGCGTCTGAAGATGTATGAGTTTGCGGGCCGCGTCGTAGGGAAGTGCTTATATGAATCTGCTTTGGGTGGGTCCTACAAACAGCTGGTGCGAGCTCGCTTTACGCGTTCCTTCTTGGCTCAAATCATTGGCCTCAGGATGAACTACAAGGTATGGAACACAGTACATTCCCGCAGAAAAGACGTATAACATGGAAGTTGGAAAgtcatgttttcattgtttacCTTGTGGTGTCAGCTGGTCTGTGTCATCACTTTGACATTCCTCACAAAGCCAAGAAACCTGATTTGTATTTTGGCATTATTTGTTTCATGGAGAACTAGCCagtgtgttttgctgtttatCCAACTCATTATGATTTCAAAGCTCAGAAATAAAGCGGCCCCAATCATCTTTTTATCCTTCCACTGAGAAGACGAAATgccatgtttatttaaaaaacgtcattttcctgtgttttcattatattttccaCA
This window harbors:
- the arel1 gene encoding apoptosis-resistant E3 ubiquitin protein ligase 1 isoform X1, producing MDRRFFLTFLFCSVSWIFFWEVRWKKGKESQIEEWLQGHSLSQYRHLFEDVHTLEELSLSVLTRLEEVVKEQQRWREIAEAHIQLLRDFAFQEWLCSQNLEHYYHTLKTLGCMNLDDLSQFDYQLQLSLAAWGYYYEDYIKLSTGIKILQTSRGSRDQDYEIRLVHSLAERRLNEKWSIAGALIFGCTVALCFLIRDLMFYVIGGITVSIIAFVFTIKFLCELAARVVSFLQNEDPGRRGDRSIYDYVRGNYLDPRSCKVSWDWKEPQEVGQTMSFRVQLYYKNGQPFPAHRPVGLRVNITHIELALDIPVTQEVLQEPESNIVKVAFTVRKAGRYEVAVKLGGLNVAYSPYYKIFQPGTVVPSKTKIAYHFSTLVLTNGQQHTLQIEPRDEYGNPTSNSTSLTDEANYSVHVHSLGTVDDDSLEGCYSKSVSLNKQQCQVLLRLTLRKTGCFRARISYKDQPLSNGEFDIIVLNENEKTCVEKNVSTPGISIYFEAYLYSNGNYSSSSWQLPASSLLAPQRRPSMGDEEDEHDSPVEGQPEKVKKPKKVYCYISPKQLSVKEFYLKIIPWRLFTFRVCPGTKFTYHGPDPIHKYLTLVVDDGIQPPVELSCKDRNIMAATFIRFLHKNIGGSETFQDKVNFFQRELRHIHSKRPRTKTCLKITRHSILDSSLKATKNFSVSDWSKNFEVVFQDEEALDWGGPRREWFELICKTLFDTSNQLFTRFSDNNQGLVHPNADRQPHLRLKMYEFAGRVVGKCLYESALGGSYKQLVRARFTRSFLAQIIGLRMNYKYFETDDQEFYKTKVCFILNNDVSEMDLVFAEEKYSKSGQLEKVVELISGGAQIAVTNENKMHYLNLLAQYRLASQVRDEVEHFLKGLNELVPENLLAIFDENELELLMCGTGDINVQDFKAHAVIVGGSWHFREKVMKWFWAVVSSFTQEELARLLQFTTGSSQLPPGGFNTLCPSFQIIAAPTHSTLPTAHTCFNQLCLPTYDSYEELHKMLKLAISEGSEGFGML
- the arel1 gene encoding apoptosis-resistant E3 ubiquitin protein ligase 1 isoform X2, with product MPRDEDVHTLEELSLSVLTRLEEVVKEQQRWREIAEAHIQLLRDFAFQEWLCSQNLEHYYHTLKTLGCMNLDDLSQFDYQLQLSLAAWGYYYEDYIKLSTGIKILQTSRGSRDQDYEIRLVHSLAERRLNEKWSIAGALIFGCTVALCFLIRDLMFYVIGGITVSIIAFVFTIKFLCELAARVVSFLQNEDPGRRGDRSIYDYVRGNYLDPRSCKVSWDWKEPQEVGQTMSFRVQLYYKNGQPFPAHRPVGLRVNITHIELALDIPVTQEVLQEPESNIVKVAFTVRKAGRYEVAVKLGGLNVAYSPYYKIFQPGTVVPSKTKIAYHFSTLVLTNGQQHTLQIEPRDEYGNPTSNSTSLTDEANYSVHVHSLGTVDDDSLEGCYSKSVSLNKQQCQVLLRLTLRKTGCFRARISYKDQPLSNGEFDIIVLNENEKTCVEKNVSTPGISIYFEAYLYSNGNYSSSSWQLPASSLLAPQRRPSMGDEEDEHDSPVEGQPEKVKKPKKVYCYISPKQLSVKEFYLKIIPWRLFTFRVCPGTKFTYHGPDPIHKYLTLVVDDGIQPPVELSCKDRNIMAATFIRFLHKNIGGSETFQDKVNFFQRELRHIHSKRPRTKTCLKITRHSILDSSLKATKNFSVSDWSKNFEVVFQDEEALDWGGPRREWFELICKTLFDTSNQLFTRFSDNNQGLVHPNADRQPHLRLKMYEFAGRVVGKCLYESALGGSYKQLVRARFTRSFLAQIIGLRMNYKYFETDDQEFYKTKVCFILNNDVSEMDLVFAEEKYSKSGQLEKVVELISGGAQIAVTNENKMHYLNLLAQYRLASQVRDEVEHFLKGLNELVPENLLAIFDENELELLMCGTGDINVQDFKAHAVIVGGSWHFREKVMKWFWAVVSSFTQEELARLLQFTTGSSQLPPGGFNTLCPSFQIIAAPTHSTLPTAHTCFNQLCLPTYDSYEELHKMLKLAISEGSEGFGML
- the arel1 gene encoding apoptosis-resistant E3 ubiquitin protein ligase 1 isoform X3; translation: MNLDDLSQFDYQLQLSLAAWGYYYEDYIKLSTGIKILQTSRGSRDQDYEIRLVHSLAERRLNEKWSIAGALIFGCTVALCFLIRDLMFYVIGGITVSIIAFVFTIKFLCELAARVVSFLQNEDPGRRGDRSIYDYVRGNYLDPRSCKVSWDWKEPQEVGQTMSFRVQLYYKNGQPFPAHRPVGLRVNITHIELALDIPVTQEVLQEPESNIVKVAFTVRKAGRYEVAVKLGGLNVAYSPYYKIFQPGTVVPSKTKIAYHFSTLVLTNGQQHTLQIEPRDEYGNPTSNSTSLTDEANYSVHVHSLGTVDDDSLEGCYSKSVSLNKQQCQVLLRLTLRKTGCFRARISYKDQPLSNGEFDIIVLNENEKTCVEKNVSTPGISIYFEAYLYSNGNYSSSSWQLPASSLLAPQRRPSMGDEEDEHDSPVEGQPEKVKKPKKVYCYISPKQLSVKEFYLKIIPWRLFTFRVCPGTKFTYHGPDPIHKYLTLVVDDGIQPPVELSCKDRNIMAATFIRFLHKNIGGSETFQDKVNFFQRELRHIHSKRPRTKTCLKITRHSILDSSLKATKNFSVSDWSKNFEVVFQDEEALDWGGPRREWFELICKTLFDTSNQLFTRFSDNNQGLVHPNADRQPHLRLKMYEFAGRVVGKCLYESALGGSYKQLVRARFTRSFLAQIIGLRMNYKYFETDDQEFYKTKVCFILNNDVSEMDLVFAEEKYSKSGQLEKVVELISGGAQIAVTNENKMHYLNLLAQYRLASQVRDEVEHFLKGLNELVPENLLAIFDENELELLMCGTGDINVQDFKAHAVIVGGSWHFREKVMKWFWAVVSSFTQEELARLLQFTTGSSQLPPGGFNTLCPSFQIIAAPTHSTLPTAHTCFNQLCLPTYDSYEELHKMLKLAISEGSEGFGML